One stretch of Cellulomonas wangsupingiae DNA includes these proteins:
- a CDS encoding FAD-dependent monooxygenase, protein MLIAGGGIGGLAVALTLHQIGVPFTVLEGARELAPLGVGINLQPNAVRELDDLGIGPDALDRVGVATREWALVGRNGHEIYSEPRGLLAGYRWPQYAVHRGQLQLLLARTLRERAGAGAIRLGHRVTGYETHADGSVTATGRHADGTTWTERGTLLIGADGIHSAVRAQMHPDQPPIHWGGTLMWRGTTQARPIRTGSSFVGVGSARHRVVVYPISAPDPGTGLATINWIAELTVDATCGRDSGWFREVAVEEFAHHFADWTYDWLDVPDLLRRAEVAYENPMIDRDPVPTWQDGPVLLVGDAAHAMYPTGSNGAGQAIVDARVLGAAILEHGPTPDALAAVDARLCGPVSQLVLRNRGAGPFGLLDLVDERCGGEFDDIDDVVPAGERAAFMAGYKAAAGFAIEQLNAAGPTIPPGARHASRSTAGRREDGSMRARDVVFVHGAGRHGAAAWPQQAAAAEPGWLFLTREGVADDAARDARRLLGWLRARGGGHVVAHSYGANAAVLAAQLEPALVRSLALLEPACFDLARGRPAVEEHIAAMTPVFEAADDPSVSARDFSLRFAAGMGTEPPDVPDEQLRASVDRLRALRPPWGIGLRTQQGLPARTLVVTGGSSRMYEETAEALVALGAQHVALDGAGHRVQDDPRAPEVLTQHWAG, encoded by the coding sequence GTGCTCATCGCCGGTGGCGGCATCGGCGGGCTCGCCGTGGCGCTCACCCTGCACCAGATCGGCGTGCCGTTCACCGTGCTCGAGGGCGCCCGCGAGCTGGCCCCGCTCGGCGTGGGGATCAACCTGCAGCCCAACGCGGTGCGCGAGCTCGACGACCTCGGGATCGGCCCCGACGCCCTGGACCGGGTCGGCGTCGCGACGCGCGAGTGGGCGCTCGTCGGACGCAACGGCCACGAGATCTACAGCGAGCCGCGCGGCCTGCTCGCCGGCTACCGCTGGCCGCAGTACGCCGTCCACCGCGGGCAGCTCCAGCTGCTGCTCGCGCGGACCCTGCGGGAGCGGGCCGGGGCGGGCGCGATCCGGCTGGGCCACCGCGTCACCGGGTACGAGACGCACGCCGACGGGTCCGTGACGGCGACCGGGCGGCACGCCGACGGCACCACCTGGACGGAGCGCGGCACGCTGCTGATCGGCGCCGACGGCATCCACTCCGCCGTCCGCGCGCAGATGCACCCCGACCAGCCGCCGATCCACTGGGGCGGCACGCTCATGTGGCGCGGCACGACGCAGGCCAGGCCGATCCGCACCGGGTCGTCGTTCGTCGGCGTGGGCTCGGCCCGGCACCGCGTGGTCGTCTACCCGATCTCCGCGCCCGACCCGGGCACGGGCCTGGCCACGATCAACTGGATCGCCGAGCTCACCGTGGACGCCACCTGCGGCCGGGACAGCGGCTGGTTCCGGGAGGTCGCCGTCGAGGAGTTCGCGCACCACTTCGCGGACTGGACGTACGACTGGCTCGACGTGCCCGACCTGCTGCGCCGCGCCGAGGTCGCGTACGAGAACCCGATGATCGACCGCGACCCGGTGCCGACCTGGCAGGACGGACCGGTGCTGCTGGTCGGTGACGCGGCGCACGCGATGTACCCGACGGGCTCCAACGGGGCCGGCCAGGCGATCGTCGACGCCCGTGTGCTGGGCGCCGCGATCCTGGAGCACGGTCCGACCCCGGACGCGCTCGCCGCCGTCGACGCCCGCCTGTGCGGGCCGGTCTCGCAGCTCGTCCTGCGCAACCGCGGGGCAGGGCCGTTCGGTCTGCTCGACCTGGTCGACGAGCGCTGCGGCGGCGAGTTCGACGACATCGACGACGTCGTCCCCGCGGGCGAGCGTGCCGCCTTCATGGCCGGGTACAAGGCCGCCGCGGGCTTCGCGATCGAGCAGCTGAACGCGGCGGGGCCGACGATCCCGCCCGGGGCCCGCCACGCGTCGCGGTCCACCGCCGGGCGTCGGGAGGACGGGAGCATGCGTGCCAGGGATGTCGTGTTCGTCCACGGAGCGGGGCGGCACGGAGCCGCCGCCTGGCCGCAGCAGGCCGCGGCCGCGGAGCCCGGCTGGCTGTTCCTGACCCGCGAGGGCGTCGCCGACGACGCCGCCCGTGACGCTCGACGCCTCCTGGGATGGCTCCGTGCTCGCGGCGGAGGGCACGTCGTCGCCCACTCGTACGGCGCGAACGCCGCGGTGCTCGCCGCCCAGCTCGAGCCCGCCCTGGTGCGGTCGCTCGCGCTCCTGGAACCCGCGTGCTTCGACCTGGCACGCGGCAGACCGGCCGTCGAGGAGCACATCGCGGCGATGACGCCCGTGTTCGAGGCCGCCGACGACCCGTCCGTGTCGGCGCGGGACTTCTCCCTGCGCTTCGCGGCAGGGATGGGGACGGAGCCCCCCGACGTGCCGGACGAGCAGCTGCGGGCGAGCGTCGACCGCCTCCGCGCCCTGCGTCCGCCGTGGGGCATCGGGCTGCGGACGCAGCAGGGCCTGCCGGCCAGGACGTTGGTGGTCACCGGCGGCTCGAGCCGGATGTACGAGGAGACCGCCGAGGCGCTCGTCGCACTCGGCGCGCAGCACGTGGCCCTCGACGGCGCCGGCCACCGCGTCCAGGACGACCCCCGGGCTCCCGAGGTGCTCACGCAGCACTGGGCCGGCTGA
- a CDS encoding DUF3237 domain-containing protein yields the protein MHPTPPEDTVLALPPPTVSPFCTLQVELAPVMDLGLGRYGQRRIVPIVGGRVTGRVSGTILHLGADWQSVAHDDVAELDARYVFETPDGALVEIVNTGYRYGPPEVMQRLASGAPTPPESYYMRSTARLESGHPDYRWLNRMVFVGTGARDASSVQIDLYSVG from the coding sequence GTGCACCCGACGCCCCCGGAGGACACCGTGCTGGCACTGCCGCCACCGACCGTGAGCCCGTTCTGCACGCTGCAGGTCGAGCTCGCCCCCGTCATGGACCTAGGGCTCGGCCGGTACGGGCAGCGGCGCATCGTCCCCATCGTCGGCGGGCGCGTCACGGGCCGCGTGAGCGGGACCATCCTCCACCTCGGCGCGGACTGGCAGTCGGTCGCCCACGACGACGTGGCCGAGCTCGACGCGCGGTACGTCTTCGAGACACCGGACGGCGCGCTCGTCGAGATCGTCAACACGGGCTACCGGTACGGCCCGCCCGAGGTGATGCAGCGGCTCGCGTCGGGCGCGCCGACCCCGCCGGAGTCGTACTACATGCGCTCGACGGCGCGGCTCGAGAGCGGGCACCCGGACTACCGGTGGCTCAACCGGATGGTGTTCGTCGGCACGGGCGCGCGCGACGCGAGCTCCGTGCAGATCGACCTCTACAGCGTGGGATGA